In Coleofasciculus chthonoplastes PCC 7420, the genomic window TTCCCCCAGCAAATTGAAAAAATGAGCCTTTGAGAGGGGGTAAGGGTTTCGCTTTGACAACTTCCTCATCGCCAATAAGCTGAGGTGCATTGCGATCGCCCCGATAACCACGAAATACTTCTGCAAGCGTACCAGGGCTACCAATCCCCGCACACATTAAGAGTAGATTCAACCAGGCTCTTTGCGTGGTAGAAAGTCCCGGAAGTTTGAAACCCAAGCCAGGATAGAGGTTAAGCTGGCGATGCAATTGAGCCTCTGAATCAACAAACAACCACTCCGCCGGAAATCCGGTATAGTGACAAAATTGTTTTCCTGAATCGAGATTACCAATCCCTACTGCACGAATGGCGATTCCCTTAGCTTGCAACTGTTCAGCCTCTCGCTGTAACCAGAAGGTATATTCGAGTGTGTCAAAGTCACCGAGTTGAGACCAAACGAGTACCAGGAGGCGGGGCGCATTCTCGCAGTTTTCCAGGAGCGATCGCGTTATACCATCGCTGACTCGTTGGCGTTGAGTTTGATGAATAATAGTATAGGGATTCATGTTAGATGAAACTGTGATGAGTAAAGATTTTTGTACCCGTGATAAGCTGTTCGGCAATCCAAAAATGCACGCTTTTCAGTACCATTGCTCTTAATACGGTTCTCCAAACAACACTAATGAGCAGGTGAGTTCTTTAATCAATTGTGTGGTAATATCGCTCACTCCTAACCCCGCAATAGTACGGCGACGCAAAGAGCGCAAAATTACCATATCCGCTAACTTAGCTACTTTCAAAATCGCCAGTGCTACATCGTCAGCTTTAATCACTTGCACCTCTGATTTTACCTGCCCTCCCGTGACATTCAGCATATTGATATACTCATCTTCAATCGCCGCTATGTCAGAAGATGCTGTTTTAGCCGGACAAACGTGCAGCAGTTTCACCTCCCCTTGATGGGTATCAGCCAGGAGTTGAGCAAATCTTACCGTGCGGATTGTCTGGGGCGAGAAATTCTTCGCGGGTACCAAAATTTTACGCAGGTTGACGGGTTCATCTAAGAGTCGCATTACCGCAACTGGACAGTGAGATGCCCAAAATACTCGGTTAATAATTGTGCCGAACAAACGTGCCCGCAATCCGGTATTTTTTCGCCAACTCATAACAATTAAACTGGCATCTTGTTCACGGGCGGTGTGAACAATTCCAGAGGCAATGTCATTCCCAATCCGCAATATCGGTTTTGCCTCGGCGTCAAATTCTGAACTAATGGTTAGCGCTTTGTTTAGGAGTCGCCGACTTTGACGCAGGTTAACCTGCATCTGGGGTTCGTCCATGTAGGTATGGGCTGGAGAAATGGACAACGGTATAATTTGACCGGATTGGTGACGCGCTAGCAGGGCTGCCATTTCCATTAAATACCCCTTGGTTTGACTTTTGCTAACTGGCACGACTATCCTAAACGGAGCTGGCTCTTGTTCCTCTAACCGTTCAAAGCGATGATTTTCCC contains:
- a CDS encoding peroxiredoxin-like family protein encodes the protein MNPYTIIHQTQRQRVSDGITRSLLENCENAPRLLVLVWSQLGDFDTLEYTFWLQREAEQLQAKGIAIRAVGIGNLDSGKQFCHYTGFPAEWLFVDSEAQLHRQLNLYPGLGFKLPGLSTTQRAWLNLLLMCAGIGSPGTLAEVFRGYRGDRNAPQLIGDEEVVKAKPLPPLKGSFFQFAGGSGYQRPFELATLRLRNMVEVLSHWKTYVPNPAYMTQRGATFLFDADGKLLYEHRDRGILGFAANMSRPLSFLDEIG